One Elusimicrobiota bacterium DNA segment encodes these proteins:
- the gatC gene encoding Asp-tRNA(Asn)/Glu-tRNA(Gln) amidotransferase subunit GatC — translation MAITQDDVRKIAKLARLRLTSDEVGLYQAQLGKILDSMAELSRLDTSKVPPTASVLGQTDATREDFPEPFANASALIGNAPDREGSFFKVRKVIE, via the coding sequence ATGGCCATCACTCAAGACGACGTGCGAAAGATCGCCAAGCTTGCGCGCCTGAGGCTGACTTCCGATGAAGTCGGCCTCTATCAGGCCCAGCTCGGCAAGATCCTCGACTCCATGGCCGAGCTCTCGCGCCTCGATACCTCCAAGGTGCCGCCCACCGCCTCGGTCCTGGGCCAAACGGACGCGACGCGCGAGGACTTTCCCGAGCCCTTCGCCAACGCCTCGGCCCTCATCGGCAACGCGCCCGACAGGGAAGGGTCTTTCTTCAAGGTCAGGAAGGTGATCGAGTGA
- a CDS encoding tetratricopeptide repeat protein has protein sequence MKFLALVLVLLPGPCAGAAPGAKAQKVLRAAISLYERADLEKALGRFDEALELFPGWKTAAGHRALCRWTLGDAAGAGQDAELAAGLKPNSAESYVARGKAFLVLRRHDKAERDFKQALALDSASAEAHFGLGSALSSQGKARESLAALDRAVGLQADFATAFLVRGAAKERLQDFSGAVEDYAEVLRLSSKFAWALFYRGRASRELKDYRGAEGDLSAFLKAYPRREEALYLRGNVRFLQGNYTGAVEDLSEVLELNPRRGLAYSNRGQALALLGDREGALKDLRRALELEPGKADKIQAAIDRIQAAAPEGPQSVRKGSDTPRTVPAALDAAGDSGAAAPQDDSMFIQ, from the coding sequence GTGAAGTTCCTTGCGCTTGTCCTTGTCCTGTTGCCGGGGCCTTGCGCTGGGGCGGCGCCTGGCGCCAAGGCCCAGAAGGTCTTGCGCGCGGCTATTTCGCTCTACGAGAGGGCCGATCTTGAGAAGGCTCTGGGCCGCTTCGACGAGGCCCTGGAGCTTTTTCCCGGCTGGAAAACGGCCGCGGGCCACCGGGCCCTTTGCCGCTGGACCTTGGGGGACGCGGCCGGCGCCGGACAAGACGCGGAGCTCGCGGCGGGGCTCAAGCCCAACAGCGCGGAGTCCTACGTGGCCCGCGGCAAGGCTTTCCTAGTCCTGCGTCGGCACGACAAGGCGGAGCGGGATTTCAAGCAGGCCCTGGCATTGGACTCGGCCTCGGCCGAGGCTCACTTCGGCCTCGGCAGCGCCTTGAGCTCCCAGGGCAAGGCGCGGGAAAGCCTGGCGGCCCTCGACCGGGCCGTGGGGCTTCAAGCCGACTTCGCCACGGCTTTTCTCGTGCGTGGCGCCGCCAAGGAGAGGCTCCAGGATTTTTCGGGCGCGGTCGAGGATTATGCCGAGGTCCTGCGCTTGAGTTCCAAGTTCGCCTGGGCTTTGTTCTACCGCGGCCGCGCCTCCCGGGAGCTCAAGGATTATCGCGGCGCGGAGGGGGACCTGAGCGCTTTTCTCAAGGCCTACCCCAGGCGCGAGGAAGCCCTTTACTTGCGAGGCAACGTCCGCTTCCTGCAGGGCAATTACACCGGCGCCGTGGAGGACTTGAGCGAGGTCCTTGAGCTCAATCCCCGCCGGGGCCTGGCCTACTCCAACCGCGGCCAGGCCTTGGCCTTGCTGGGAGACCGGGAGGGTGCTTTGAAGGATTTGAGAAGAGCTCTGGAGCTCGAGCCGGGCAAGGCCGACAAGATCCAGGCGGCGATAGACAGAATTCAGGCCGCAGCTCCTGAAGGACCTCAGTCTGTCCGGAAAGGAAGTGATACCCCCCGGACGGTTCCTGCCGCCCTAGATGCGGCAGGGGACAGCGGCGCTGCCGCGCCGCAGGACGATTCGATGTTCATACAATAA
- a CDS encoding NUDIX domain-containing protein gives MNVREYSAGGLVSREGRLLLVRVCNLSGKKVWTFPKGHLEKGEKSRAAALREVEEETGWRCRILKPLMTARYHFRRKGQLVAKRVKWYWMEPLERVGLPDAEEILAARWAGLEASRRLLRYPSDLDLLERCLAPGGCLAPGGDA, from the coding sequence ATGAACGTTAGGGAATATTCGGCCGGAGGGCTGGTCAGCCGAGAGGGCCGGCTTTTGCTCGTGCGGGTCTGCAACTTGAGCGGGAAAAAGGTTTGGACTTTTCCCAAGGGGCATCTGGAGAAAGGGGAAAAATCCCGGGCCGCGGCCCTGCGCGAGGTGGAGGAGGAGACCGGCTGGCGCTGCCGTATACTCAAGCCCCTCATGACCGCGCGCTACCATTTCCGCCGGAAGGGACAGCTCGTCGCCAAGCGCGTGAAGTGGTATTGGATGGAGCCCTTGGAGCGCGTGGGCCTGCCCGACGCCGAGGAGATACTAGCCGCGCGCTGGGCGGGTTTGGAGGCCAGCCGGAGGCTCCTGCGCTATCCCAGCGATTTGGATCTTTTGGAGCGGTGCCTGGCTCCCGGAGGGTGCCTGGCACCGGGAGGGGATGCATGA
- the gatA gene encoding Asp-tRNA(Asn)/Glu-tRNA(Gln) amidotransferase subunit GatA yields MELIELTAVEIARGVKEGLFSAEEVLRRCLERLKAVEPKLKAFVTVLEEKALAQAKAVDEKRSAGRALGSLAGVPVALKDNIMVEGVQTTCSSKILKGYISPYDATVVSRLRRADAVLLGKTNLDEFAMGSSTENSAFFKTANPWNTDCVPGGSSGGSAAAVAASVCPLALGSDTGGSIRQPASFCGVVGLKPTYGLVSRYGLVAFASSLDQIGPLSRTIEDAALALSVIGGHDPKDSTSARLAPEEALRGREGDISGLRLGLPKEYFIAGMDPEVERSVEEAVKALEGLGAKVSEVSLPHTSCAVSTYYIIAPSEASSNLARFDGIRYGHSCREAAALEELYERTRGEGFGPEVKRRIMLGTYALSSGYYEAYYGKAQRVRTLIKNDFDEAFKEVDLLVTPTAPSAAFKFGEKSNDPLAMYLSDIFTIPSNMAGNSSVSIPCGLTRAGLPIGLQLIAPPFKEGLLLRAASACERSRPFPRLKL; encoded by the coding sequence ATGGAACTGATCGAATTGACGGCCGTCGAGATCGCTCGGGGAGTGAAGGAGGGGCTGTTCAGCGCCGAGGAAGTCTTGCGGCGATGCCTTGAGCGCCTTAAGGCCGTCGAGCCCAAGCTCAAGGCTTTCGTGACCGTGCTGGAGGAGAAGGCCTTGGCGCAGGCCAAGGCCGTGGATGAGAAGCGTTCCGCCGGGCGGGCGTTGGGGTCCTTGGCCGGCGTTCCGGTGGCTTTGAAGGACAACATCATGGTCGAGGGGGTGCAGACCACCTGCTCCTCGAAGATACTCAAAGGATACATTTCTCCCTACGATGCGACCGTGGTGTCGCGCCTGCGCCGGGCCGACGCCGTGCTATTGGGAAAGACCAATCTCGACGAGTTCGCCATGGGCTCTTCCACCGAGAACTCGGCTTTCTTCAAGACCGCCAACCCCTGGAACACGGATTGCGTGCCGGGAGGCTCCTCCGGCGGCTCGGCCGCTGCCGTGGCAGCCTCGGTCTGCCCCTTGGCCTTGGGGTCGGACACGGGCGGATCGATCCGCCAACCCGCCTCCTTCTGCGGCGTGGTGGGTCTTAAGCCCACCTACGGCCTGGTGTCGCGCTACGGTCTGGTGGCCTTCGCTTCCTCCTTGGACCAGATCGGGCCGCTCTCGCGCACGATCGAGGACGCGGCCCTGGCCCTGTCCGTGATCGGCGGGCACGACCCCAAGGACAGCACCTCGGCTCGCCTGGCCCCCGAGGAAGCCCTGAGGGGGCGGGAAGGAGATATATCCGGACTTCGCCTGGGGCTTCCCAAGGAGTACTTCATCGCGGGCATGGATCCAGAGGTGGAGCGCTCGGTTGAGGAGGCGGTGAAGGCCCTGGAGGGCCTGGGAGCCAAGGTGTCCGAGGTTTCCCTGCCGCACACCTCCTGCGCTGTGAGCACCTACTACATCATCGCGCCCTCGGAGGCCAGCTCGAACCTCGCCCGCTTCGACGGAATCCGCTACGGCCACAGCTGCCGCGAGGCGGCGGCTCTAGAGGAGCTTTACGAGCGCACGCGCGGCGAGGGTTTCGGCCCCGAGGTCAAGCGGCGCATCATGCTCGGCACCTACGCCTTGAGCTCCGGGTATTACGAGGCCTACTACGGCAAGGCTCAGCGCGTCCGGACCTTGATCAAGAACGATTTCGATGAGGCCTTCAAGGAGGTCGATCTCCTCGTTACGCCCACTGCCCCCAGCGCGGCGTTCAAGTTCGGGGAGAAGTCCAACGACCCCTTGGCCATGTACCTCTCGGACATCTTCACCATCCCGTCCAACATGGCCGGCAACTCCAGCGTTTCCATTCCCTGCGGGCTGACCCGCGCGGGGCTTCCCATCGGACTCCAGCTCATAGCGCCCCCCTTCAAGGAGGGGCTGCTTCTGCGCGCGGCCTCGGCCTGCGAGAGGTCCAGGCCTTTCCCTAGATTGAAGTTATGA
- the gatB gene encoding Asp-tRNA(Asn)/Glu-tRNA(Gln) amidotransferase subunit GatB → MNDLYEMVVGLEVHCQVATKTKLFCACSTDGFGAAANSRVCPVCTGQPGVLPVLNRRAVELAFQGALALGCRLAESSIFARKNYFYPDLPKAYQISQYEEPFSRDGSLEIKLKDGTAKVIRIHRIHMEEDAGKLLHSIGAQELDYSLVDFNRAGTPLVEIVSEPDIRGSEEAYAYLSALKEVIQYAGVSRCDMEKGEMRCDANISVRRAGEGKFGTRAEIKNLNSFKGVRDALEYEFRRQVELVEAGGRVVQETRLWDSVNMVTVSMRSKEEAHDYRYFPDPDLIALKAEPERLKKLKAELPELPAARRSRLEKEYGLSPYDAEVLTSSRELSDYFEAAAKARSPALAKTIANFITTDLLGRLNAGNKAIEEAPVSAGHLGELAGLIGDGTLSSKLAKDVFLKMWETGRDPKDLVRDLSLVQVTDEGQIRAWVREALAANPRAAEDLKGGKDKAIGAIVGSVMKLSKGKANPALVQRLIKEQVQA, encoded by the coding sequence ATGAACGACCTATATGAGATGGTGGTGGGCCTCGAGGTTCATTGCCAAGTCGCCACCAAGACCAAGCTGTTCTGCGCCTGCTCGACCGACGGCTTCGGGGCCGCGGCCAATAGCCGGGTCTGCCCCGTGTGCACGGGCCAGCCGGGGGTGCTTCCCGTGCTCAACCGCAGGGCGGTGGAGCTGGCCTTCCAGGGCGCCCTGGCCTTGGGCTGTCGCTTGGCGGAAAGCTCGATCTTCGCGAGGAAGAACTACTTCTACCCCGATCTGCCCAAGGCCTACCAAATTTCCCAATACGAGGAACCTTTCTCCAGGGACGGAAGCCTCGAGATTAAGCTCAAGGACGGCACCGCCAAAGTGATCCGCATCCACCGCATCCACATGGAGGAGGACGCGGGCAAGCTCCTCCATTCGATAGGCGCCCAGGAGCTCGACTATTCTTTGGTGGACTTCAACCGCGCCGGCACCCCGCTGGTCGAGATTGTCTCCGAGCCCGACATCCGAGGCTCCGAAGAGGCCTACGCCTACCTGTCCGCCCTCAAGGAGGTCATCCAGTACGCCGGGGTTTCCCGCTGCGACATGGAAAAGGGGGAGATGCGCTGCGACGCCAATATTTCGGTGCGTCGGGCGGGGGAGGGGAAATTCGGCACGCGCGCCGAGATCAAGAATCTCAACTCCTTCAAGGGAGTGCGCGACGCATTGGAATACGAGTTCCGCCGCCAAGTGGAGCTCGTGGAAGCCGGCGGGCGCGTGGTCCAGGAGACGCGGCTATGGGACTCCGTAAACATGGTCACGGTCTCGATGCGCTCCAAGGAGGAGGCCCACGATTACCGCTACTTCCCCGATCCCGACTTGATTGCTCTCAAGGCCGAGCCGGAGCGGCTTAAGAAGCTCAAGGCCGAGCTGCCGGAGCTGCCCGCCGCGCGGCGTTCTCGCCTCGAGAAAGAGTACGGCCTTTCGCCCTATGACGCCGAGGTCCTGACCTCCAGCCGGGAGCTTTCCGATTATTTCGAGGCCGCGGCCAAGGCAAGAAGTCCGGCGCTGGCCAAGACGATCGCCAATTTCATCACGACGGACCTTTTGGGAAGGCTTAACGCGGGAAATAAGGCGATCGAGGAAGCCCCGGTCAGCGCCGGCCATTTGGGCGAGCTCGCGGGCCTCATCGGCGACGGGACCTTGTCGAGCAAGCTTGCCAAGGACGTTTTCCTTAAAATGTGGGAAACGGGAAGGGATCCCAAGGATCTCGTCCGGGACCTAAGTCTTGTCCAAGTCACTGACGAGGGCCAGATCCGGGCTTGGGTCCGCGAGGCCTTGGCGGCCAATCCCCGCGCGGCCGAGGATTTAAAGGGCGGCAAGGACAAGGCCATCGGTGCCATCGTGGGCTCGGTCATGAAGCTTTCCAAGGGCAAGGCCAATCCCGCCTTGGTCCAACGCCTTATTAAGGAACAAGTCCAGGCATGA
- the accC gene encoding acetyl-CoA carboxylase biotin carboxylase subunit — translation MIKKILIANRSEIAVRVIRACREMGLKSVAVYSEADRESLHVRMADEAVCIGPAPSTLSYLSQEAILAAAKITGADAVHPGYGFLSENADFAEACAEAGLVFIGPPGRAIRRLGHKSEAKALAREARVPVVPGTKGLVDDDFMREAAAVGFPVMVKAAAGGGGKGLRLVRKPEELEAQLKLARNEAEAAFKDGSVYIEKFIEHPRHVEIQVAADARGNAVAFPERDCTVQRRHQKLLEESPSPAVSPETRAKMQEAALSLVEASAYVNVGTVEFLLDRDGKFYFIEVNTRLQVEHPVTELVTGLDLVVAQILAAQGEALPFDQNRASQIRAHAIEHRINAEDPARNFAPCPGRIRSVFVPSGPGVRFDSHIYPGYTVPSYYDSLLGKLIVSAESRPSAIRRGLRALSELQIEGISTTAEFHTRVLAHPDFQKGVFDTHFTETLNAHQS, via the coding sequence ATGATCAAGAAAATACTCATCGCGAACCGCTCCGAGATCGCGGTTCGCGTCATAAGGGCCTGCCGGGAGATGGGGCTGAAATCCGTGGCCGTGTACTCCGAGGCCGACCGCGAATCCCTGCACGTACGCATGGCCGACGAGGCCGTGTGCATAGGGCCGGCACCCTCCACTCTCAGCTACTTGAGCCAAGAGGCGATACTCGCCGCGGCCAAGATCACGGGCGCCGATGCCGTCCATCCCGGCTACGGATTTCTCTCGGAAAACGCCGACTTCGCTGAGGCCTGCGCCGAGGCCGGACTCGTCTTCATCGGCCCGCCCGGGCGGGCCATACGCAGGCTTGGGCATAAGAGCGAGGCCAAGGCCCTGGCGCGGGAGGCCCGGGTGCCCGTGGTCCCCGGCACCAAGGGCCTCGTGGACGATGATTTCATGAGAGAGGCCGCGGCCGTGGGGTTTCCGGTGATGGTCAAGGCCGCGGCCGGCGGCGGGGGCAAGGGCCTGCGCCTGGTGCGAAAACCCGAGGAGCTGGAGGCCCAGCTCAAGCTCGCCCGGAACGAGGCCGAGGCCGCCTTCAAGGACGGCTCGGTCTACATCGAGAAATTCATCGAGCATCCCCGCCACGTGGAGATACAGGTCGCGGCCGATGCTCGCGGCAACGCCGTGGCCTTCCCGGAGAGAGACTGCACGGTCCAGCGCCGCCACCAGAAGCTCCTCGAGGAATCCCCCTCCCCCGCGGTGAGCCCCGAGACCCGCGCCAAGATGCAGGAGGCGGCCTTGAGTCTCGTCGAGGCCAGCGCCTACGTCAACGTCGGCACCGTCGAGTTCCTGCTCGACCGCGATGGAAAGTTCTATTTCATCGAGGTCAACACCCGCCTGCAGGTGGAGCACCCCGTGACCGAGCTCGTGACGGGCCTCGACCTCGTGGTGGCGCAAATCCTGGCCGCCCAAGGCGAAGCGCTGCCCTTCGACCAAAACCGGGCTTCCCAAATACGCGCGCACGCCATCGAGCACCGCATCAACGCCGAGGATCCCGCGCGCAATTTCGCGCCCTGCCCCGGCCGCATCCGCTCCGTCTTCGTCCCTTCCGGCCCCGGGGTGAGGTTCGACTCGCACATCTACCCCGGCTATACGGTCCCGAGCTACTATGACAGCCTCTTGGGAAAGCTCATCGTTTCGGCCGAGAGCCGTCCATCCGCCATCCGCCGGGGGCTGCGGGCGCTCTCAGAACTTCAGATTGAAGGCATTTCCACCACGGCAGAGTTCCACACCCGGGTGCTGGCGCACCCCGATTTCCAGAAAGGCGTTTTCGACACCCATTTCACGGAGACCCTCAATGCCCACCAATCTTAA
- a CDS encoding adenylyltransferase/cytidyltransferase family protein — MKVKSLKKLLTLRQLWGWEGKKVVFTNGVFDILHAGHVELLQKARRLGDVLIVGLNSDDSARRLGKGPERPINAWEDRAAVLSALTCVDAVVGFAEDTPAEILSEIRPDVLVKGGDYRKDQIAGRQFAGKVAVIALKKGCSTTGILERLKRAG; from the coding sequence ATGAAGGTAAAGTCTTTAAAGAAGTTATTGACTTTGCGCCAGCTCTGGGGCTGGGAAGGCAAAAAGGTGGTGTTCACCAACGGGGTCTTCGACATCCTCCACGCCGGACACGTCGAGCTCCTGCAAAAAGCCCGCCGGCTCGGGGACGTCCTGATCGTAGGCCTCAACTCGGACGATTCGGCAAGAAGGCTGGGCAAGGGCCCCGAGCGCCCCATCAACGCATGGGAGGACCGCGCGGCCGTGCTCTCGGCTCTGACGTGCGTGGATGCGGTGGTGGGCTTTGCAGAGGACACCCCGGCCGAGATACTCTCCGAGATCCGCCCCGACGTCCTGGTCAAGGGCGGGGACTACCGCAAGGACCAGATCGCGGGGCGCCAGTTCGCCGGCAAGGTCGCCGTCATCGCTCTCAAGAAGGGCTGCTCCACGACCGGCATCCTCGAGCGCCTCAAGCGGGCTGGATAG
- a CDS encoding D-sedoheptulose 7-phosphate isomerase: protein MPTNLKLKIASELKESSRVLSRTAALAPDLERAAQALIAAYRRGNKILSFGNGGSACDAQNFADELVGRFARNRPPLPALALTVNTSDLTSIANDFGYEQIFSRQLEAHAKPGDIAVAISTSGNSPNVLRGVETAAKLGLFTLGLSGQSGGRMKPLVDLCICVPSTTVARIQEAHIAVIQVWCGLIEEALFPKAPKAHA, encoded by the coding sequence ATGCCCACCAATCTTAAGCTCAAAATCGCCTCGGAGCTAAAGGAGAGTTCGCGGGTGCTTTCGCGCACGGCGGCTTTGGCGCCGGACTTGGAGCGGGCGGCCCAGGCCCTGATCGCGGCCTACCGCCGCGGCAATAAGATCCTGTCTTTCGGAAACGGAGGCTCGGCCTGCGACGCCCAGAATTTCGCCGACGAGCTGGTGGGGCGCTTTGCGAGAAATCGCCCGCCCCTCCCGGCCCTGGCGCTAACGGTCAACACCTCGGATTTGACCTCGATCGCCAACGACTTCGGCTACGAGCAGATTTTTTCCCGCCAGCTCGAGGCCCACGCCAAACCCGGCGACATCGCCGTCGCCATCTCCACCTCGGGAAATTCCCCCAACGTTCTGCGCGGAGTCGAGACCGCCGCGAAGCTCGGCCTCTTCACTTTGGGGCTCTCGGGGCAAAGCGGGGGCCGCATGAAGCCCTTGGTGGACCTATGCATCTGCGTTCCCTCGACCACGGTCGCGCGCATCCAGGAGGCCCATATCGCCGTGATCCAGGTCTGGTGCGGACTTATCGAGGAAGCGCTGTTTCCAAAGGCCCCCAAGGCCCACGCATGA